The following proteins are encoded in a genomic region of Xanthomonas citri pv. mangiferaeindicae:
- a CDS encoding glycine cleavage system protein H has protein sequence MSEIPGDLKFLKSHEWVRVEGDGKVTVGISDHAQGLLGDLVYVELPAVGDTVEAGNGVAVVESVKAASDVYAPVSGKIAAVNASLADKPETINEDAFGEGWLFVIELDDPDQLADLLSPDDYAELLEEEAD, from the coding sequence ATGAGCGAAATCCCTGGCGACCTGAAGTTTCTGAAGTCACACGAATGGGTCCGTGTCGAAGGCGACGGCAAGGTCACCGTCGGCATCTCGGACCATGCCCAGGGCCTGCTCGGCGACCTGGTGTACGTCGAACTGCCTGCCGTCGGCGACACCGTCGAGGCCGGCAACGGCGTCGCCGTGGTCGAGTCGGTCAAGGCGGCCTCGGACGTGTATGCCCCGGTGTCGGGCAAGATCGCGGCGGTCAACGCCTCGCTCGCCGACAAGCCCGAGACCATCAACGAAGACGCCTTCGGCGAAGGCTGGCTGTTCGTCATCGAGCTCGACGATCCCGACCAGCTCGCCGACCTGCTCTCGCCCGACGACTACGCCGAACTGCTGGAGGAGGAGGCCGACTAA
- a CDS encoding sugar transporter, which produces MRLHPLSVSLALGLCPFAVLAAPDSAIDAAAPAAAEFDRIVVTATRTERAIVDVPNTVDVIDRARMDTLLVRDIADLFRYEPGVTVGRDVGRFGLSDIRIRGLGGNRVRIQTDGIAVSDAFAIGSFSNANRNFVDPDTLKRVEVVRGPTSSLYGSDALGGVVSFVTKDPSDYLDDGRDAYFGFKLGTTTADEGLFANATAAFGGARWSGLVAVGHRQGKETETMGEVGGEGSARTQANPQSANGRSVLAKAVFAPDARQRFRLTVEGNEDDVETDVLTSYGFQTMTRATNTQVLGDDHQSRLRVSFGHEIDGLSWVLADAVDWQLYRQDSHTRQDSLEARSVPATQMTPALRDRRERSFFFDQRTYGAQANARKTFETGTVGHTLAYGLDVEVAETKQKRDGRRTILDTGAVTNVISPDVFPVRDFPISDTTKAALYVQDEIAFADGAFRLVPAVRVDHYRLEPKVDTIFREDNPTTQVADLRKTRVSPKLGAVWHFADVWSLFGGYAAGFRAPPYNDVNIGFTNFAFGYTAIPNPDLRPETSDGLELGLRFAGRSAYAGLTGYYNRYDDFIESTRFVGIDPDSGLMVYQSQNVDDARIWGVEFKGGLDLDVLAPALDGWSLRGAAAWSRGEDRTTGDPLASVDPLTAALGLAFEGDTWGAELAARFAGRRDRLPPASTAGGYRETPGHAVLDLYAHWTFAPGTTVNLGVLNLADRKYWPAGNVPLVAATSTTFDRYTAPGRSLAVSFAVDF; this is translated from the coding sequence ATGCGCCTCCACCCGCTTTCTGTTTCTCTGGCCCTGGGCCTGTGTCCGTTCGCCGTGCTGGCGGCCCCCGACAGCGCCATCGACGCCGCCGCGCCGGCTGCGGCCGAGTTCGATCGGATCGTCGTCACCGCCACCCGCACCGAGCGCGCGATCGTCGATGTGCCCAACACCGTCGATGTGATCGACCGCGCGCGCATGGACACCCTGCTGGTCCGCGACATCGCCGACCTGTTCCGCTACGAACCCGGTGTGACGGTCGGTCGCGATGTCGGCCGCTTCGGCTTGTCGGACATCCGCATCCGCGGCCTGGGGGGCAACCGGGTACGCATCCAGACCGACGGCATCGCGGTCTCCGATGCCTTCGCCATCGGCAGTTTCTCCAACGCCAACCGCAACTTCGTCGATCCCGACACGCTCAAGCGGGTCGAGGTCGTGCGTGGGCCGACGAGTTCGCTCTACGGCTCGGACGCGCTCGGCGGCGTGGTCTCGTTCGTTACCAAGGACCCTTCCGACTACCTGGATGACGGGCGCGACGCGTATTTCGGCTTCAAGCTCGGCACGACCACCGCCGACGAAGGCCTGTTCGCCAACGCCACCGCCGCGTTCGGCGGCGCGCGCTGGTCCGGCCTGGTGGCGGTCGGCCATCGCCAGGGCAAGGAGACCGAGACCATGGGCGAGGTGGGCGGCGAGGGCAGCGCCCGCACGCAGGCCAATCCGCAATCGGCCAATGGCCGCAGCGTGCTGGCCAAGGCGGTGTTCGCGCCCGATGCGCGGCAGCGTTTCCGGCTGACGGTCGAAGGCAACGAGGACGATGTCGAGACCGATGTGCTGACCTCGTATGGCTTCCAGACCATGACGCGCGCGACCAACACTCAGGTGCTCGGTGACGACCACCAGTCGCGCCTGCGGGTGTCGTTCGGGCACGAGATCGACGGATTGTCCTGGGTACTCGCCGACGCGGTGGACTGGCAGCTCTACCGGCAGGACAGCCACACGCGTCAGGACAGTCTGGAGGCGCGTTCTGTGCCGGCCACGCAGATGACGCCGGCGTTGCGCGACCGCCGCGAACGCAGCTTCTTCTTCGACCAGCGCACCTATGGCGCGCAGGCCAATGCGCGCAAGACGTTCGAGACCGGCACGGTTGGCCACACGCTGGCCTATGGCCTGGACGTGGAGGTCGCAGAAACCAAGCAGAAGCGCGATGGCCGGCGCACGATCCTCGATACCGGCGCGGTGACCAACGTCATCAGTCCCGACGTCTTCCCGGTCCGCGATTTCCCGATCAGCGACACCACCAAGGCTGCGCTCTACGTGCAGGACGAGATCGCGTTTGCAGACGGCGCCTTCCGCCTGGTGCCTGCAGTCCGGGTTGATCACTACCGGCTCGAGCCCAAAGTCGACACGATCTTCCGCGAGGACAACCCGACCACGCAGGTCGCCGACCTCCGCAAGACCCGGGTGTCGCCCAAGCTCGGCGCGGTCTGGCATTTCGCCGACGTCTGGTCGCTGTTCGGCGGCTACGCCGCGGGCTTCCGCGCGCCGCCGTACAACGACGTCAATATCGGCTTCACCAACTTCGCCTTCGGCTACACCGCCATCCCCAATCCGGACCTGCGTCCGGAGACCAGCGACGGGCTGGAGCTGGGCCTGCGCTTCGCCGGCCGATCGGCCTATGCCGGCCTGACCGGCTACTACAACCGATACGACGATTTCATCGAGTCCACGCGGTTCGTCGGCATCGATCCGGACAGCGGTCTGATGGTCTACCAGTCGCAGAACGTCGACGATGCGCGCATCTGGGGCGTGGAGTTCAAGGGCGGGCTGGACCTCGATGTCCTGGCGCCGGCGCTCGACGGCTGGTCACTGCGCGGCGCGGCCGCCTGGTCGCGTGGCGAGGACCGCACCACCGGCGATCCACTGGCCAGCGTCGACCCGCTGACCGCCGCGCTGGGCCTGGCCTTCGAGGGCGACACCTGGGGCGCGGAACTGGCCGCGCGCTTCGCCGGCCGTCGCGACCGCCTGCCGCCGGCCAGCACGGCGGGCGGTTACCGGGAGACGCCAGGCCACGCGGTGCTCGACCTCTACGCTCATTGGACGTTCGCGCCCGGTACGACGGTCAACCTGGGCGTGCTCAACCTCGCCGACCGCAAGTACTGGCCGGCGGGCAATGTGCCGCTGGTCGCCGCCACCTCGACGACCTTCGACCGTTACACCGCGCCAGGACGCAGCCTGGCGGTCAGCTTCGCGGTCGATTTCTGA
- the gcvT gene encoding glycine cleavage system protein T (catalyzes the transfer of a methylene carbon from the methylamine-loaded GcvH protein to tetrahydrofolate, causing the release of ammonia and the generation of reduced GcvH protein), giving the protein MTQKTILNASHRALGARMVDFGGWDMPLNYGSQIEEHHHVRRDAGMFDVSHMTVVDLRGAQTRAFLRQLVANSVDKLKNPGKALYTCMLTPEGGIIDDLIVYFMADDWFRLVVNAATRDKDLAWIQAQAAGFEVEVSERPELAMIAVQGPQARAKVAGLLGQVDALVLDKLGRFAAAELEATPFGDLFVARTGYTGEDGFEIVVHERHAVALWEALHAAGVAPAGLGARDTLRLEAGLALYGQDMDETVSPYEAALGWTVALDEGRAFNGRALLEQHSTAAPRQMIGLVMDDKGVLRHGQTVTTAQGQGEILSGTFSPTIGKAIAFARVPAGETGEVTVDIRGRQVPVRVVAFPFVRNGRVVDGI; this is encoded by the coding sequence ATGACCCAGAAGACCATCCTCAACGCATCGCACCGCGCCCTGGGCGCGCGCATGGTCGACTTCGGCGGCTGGGACATGCCGCTCAACTACGGCTCCCAGATCGAGGAGCATCACCACGTCCGCCGCGATGCCGGCATGTTCGACGTCAGCCACATGACCGTGGTCGACCTGCGCGGTGCGCAGACCCGTGCGTTCCTGCGTCAGCTCGTCGCCAACTCGGTGGACAAGCTCAAGAACCCGGGCAAGGCGCTCTACACCTGCATGCTCACGCCCGAAGGCGGGATCATCGACGACCTGATCGTCTACTTCATGGCCGATGACTGGTTTCGGCTGGTCGTCAATGCCGCCACGCGCGACAAGGACCTGGCTTGGATCCAGGCGCAGGCCGCCGGGTTCGAAGTCGAGGTCAGCGAGCGTCCGGAGTTGGCGATGATCGCCGTGCAGGGACCGCAGGCGCGGGCCAAGGTCGCCGGGCTGCTCGGGCAGGTCGACGCGCTGGTGCTCGACAAGCTCGGCCGCTTCGCTGCGGCCGAACTCGAGGCCACGCCGTTCGGCGACCTGTTCGTCGCGCGCACTGGCTACACCGGCGAGGACGGCTTCGAGATCGTCGTCCACGAGCGCCATGCGGTCGCACTGTGGGAGGCGCTGCACGCCGCCGGCGTCGCGCCGGCTGGCCTCGGCGCGCGCGACACCCTGCGCCTGGAAGCCGGGCTCGCGCTCTACGGTCAGGACATGGACGAGACGGTCTCGCCCTACGAGGCCGCGCTCGGCTGGACGGTCGCGCTCGACGAAGGCCGCGCGTTCAACGGCCGTGCGCTGCTCGAACAGCACAGCACGGCCGCGCCGCGGCAGATGATCGGCCTGGTCATGGACGACAAGGGCGTGCTGCGCCACGGCCAGACGGTGACCACCGCCCAGGGGCAGGGCGAGATCCTGTCGGGGACGTTCTCGCCGACGATCGGCAAGGCGATCGCGTTCGCCCGCGTGCCGGCCGGCGAGACGGGCGAGGTGACCGTCGACATCCGCGGCCGCCAGGTGCCGGTGCGCGTGGTCGCATTCCCGTTCGTGCGCAACGGCCGGGTCGTCGACGGCATCTGA